Sequence from the Desulfobulbaceae bacterium genome:
CGAATAGCAGGGCTATTTAACGAAAATTCATGGAGATATGGGCCGGTTTTACGAATTTGCAGTAGATTTATGTCTAAGTCCGACAGACTCCTAGAGTACCAAAGCACGTTACTTGGCAGACTGGCGCTCCTCGGGGCTCAAACTTCGACATCGAATCTGATGCACTTCTTTATCGAAAAAAATTGCCACCTCCTTCTCCGGGGTGTTCAAGATTCTGGTCACGCCACCAATGGTGACCTTGGCCCCCGGATGAAGAATACCGTAGACGTAAACACATTCGCTGGCAGACTGCGCAATTTCCGCCTGCAGCGCTTCCTCCTCCTCTGCTAGTTGATTGACCTTCGCTGCCGCCTCGGGCAGCATCGCGTTATATTTTCTCAACAACTCTGCCTGTTCAAGAGAAAATGCCGCTCCCTGCTCCTTTTGCAAGCCCCTAAGACCGGTGGCATTACGCAATAGTTCGCTCATCCTGCCTGACCACAGCTCTTTTTCTAACTCCATCTTCACCTTCTTATCTTCCAGTAACGGGTTCACTCCAACACTGATTTCGGTCATCACCTCATCCGACGAGCCAAGTTCCATAACAAAAACCGACCCGCCAACAACATAGTGGCCCCCCGCCAGCACCCCTTTCCCTGAAACAACCATGATATTGCCACCGACCAGGGCATTAACCTGGACCATGGAACCAGACACGATCAAATCACCCTTCACCTCGATCCGTCCGACGTTTTCCAGAAAAACTGCATTAACATTGCCCCAGCACTTAATAACAATGTCTTGACCGATAACACCGCCTTTGATCTCAAGATTGCCGCCCGCAGTCACAGCAGCCGAATACTGGACACCTTGAGCGATAGAGATATCACCCTTGCATTTCACCTTAAATCCAGGCTGAACCGTACCGCTGATAATCAAACGTTGCCCGGCAAAAACAATATTACCGACACTATAATCAACATCACCGTTGATGCTATGTTCAACCATCACCGCCGGTTTGCCGTCAACCATCACAAATTTCCCTTCAACTGCTGAAAACCCTTTGCTCCCATCTTCGGACAGGGTAATGCCGGACCCGACCTTGAGAGTGAGATCCTTCCCCGGTTTCACTCTCAGCTCTTCACCTGTCACCGTCTTTCCGGGTGTGCCTAGGGTTAATGGCACCTTCTCAAGGAGAAGCTTTTCTTTGGGGACGTTGACAATGGAGTGGAGTTCATGGAAATCAACCCTTTCCTTTATCGGCTCTTTACCCTTTTCAAATTTGGCAGCACCGGGCTTAACATAGGCTTTGACCCTGGCGTTCTCTCCGTTGACCGCCGGAGTTCCCTGGGCAACCCCGTAGGAACCATCGCTCCTGGGCATCGGCTGATCGAGCAGACCATACATCACACCCGCAGCCTTCAACTCAGCATGCAACGCACCCACATCAAGGCCCTTAATACTCCCCACATCCCCTTCCTGCGGAACAATGAACGCCTCTAAACGGTCCCGAGACACTTTAAGGGCATATCTCCCCCCCACAACCGGCACGCCATCCTTGAACAATCCCTCAGACGCCATATCTTCACCGTCTCCTTGATCATAATTATCAGCTCGGCAGACTTCTCATGCGTTGACCATCAGCTGCCGCTGATCTAAGCCTCAAGATCATACTTTATTATCATCGTATAAAATGCTCCGACAAATGGCAAGCGGCATCGCCTGACTATAACTCCTTCTCCAACCGCTTGATATTATCCAGCTCCCCAAGAACAATGATGATATCACCAGGTTTGATAACAGTAAGGTGGCTTGGATTAAACAGCATCTCATTTTCTCCCTGTCGTTTGATGGCCACCACAATCAAGTCATACTTTTTTCGTATCCCAGAATCCATCAGGGTCATATTAGCAATAGAGGTCGATTCCGGCACCATCAACTCTTCAAGGCGCAGCCCCAACGCCCCGTGCACCGTTAAGTCAAGAAAATCAATAACCGTCGGTCGCAAGACCATATTCGCCATCTGCCTCGCACCGATATAGTAGGGAGAGATCACCTTGTCGGCCCCAGCTCTGAGCAACTTGGTGTCCGCCCCCTTCTTCCCGCTCGACCGCCCCATAACAAAGAGATCATGATTAAGGTCCTTGGCAGTCATGGTGATATAGACATTTTCAGCATCAGAGGACACCACCGCAATCAAACCTTTGGCTCGTTTAATTCCGGCCTGGATCAATACATCATCATCTGCTGCCTCACCTTCGACCCAAAGATATCCTTGGGTGCTGAGTGACTTGATCTCCTCAGGATTGTTTTCGATCACCACAAAATCCCGATGGTCATCATGCAGGCTCTGGCAGATAACCCTGCCAATCCGGCCATACCCGCATACAATATAATGACCGCTGACCTTCGCTAATTTATTATCCATGTTGATCCTCCCAAATGCTTTCCGCAGTCCACCCTCCACCACGGCCTCGGTTATTTTGCCAAAGACATACAAAACGAAACTGACCCCCACCAGCACCAGCACCATGGTGAAAACTTTACCCACAGGGTGCAGGGGAACCACCTCAGCATAGCCGACAGTGGTGATGGTAATAACGGTCATATACATCCCATCCAGAAACGAACTGCCTTCAATCCCCATATAACCAAAGGTGCCGAACAGTAAGATCGACAACAAGATCAAGAGGGACAATTTGATATTCTGCATACCGTCTATTCCGTTTTCCTAAAGGAACATGGCGCACGGTCCAGCCTAAGCTGGACTGACACCTGCCCCAATACCTGAATGTTAATTCCGCAACAATGCGGGAGTCTCGTTTTAGTTTCTTGCTGAAATGCCGATATGGTAACTAAGAGCAAAGAACAAGCAATCACATAAACCACCACGGAAGGTGACCCCCATGACCCACCGCGAAGCAATCAAAGTCCTGATGATGAGTCCATTCTATTTCAAAATCGATCTGCCCTCCCGAATGAGCCTGATCAAAGAGTTCTGCGCCATTTCCAAGAAGTACGGTAAACCGTTGTAAAAAACAACGTAACTACTTTAAGTTGACGATGATCAGTTACCGGTTTACGGTCAAAAGAATCATTGTTAGTCATGATCCATCAGATCAGTAAGTAATCTGCCATTAGTCGGGATCACTAACCGACAACCTGAGCAGTGCAGAAAACGTCCCATCCACCTATTGTTGTAGGAGCGGCTGAAGCCGCTCCTACAACAATATCGGACAGAATCGACCCCCTCCCATATCCCTGATGTCTCTCCTTTGTACACTCCCGATATTTTATTGGCAAGGTCTCTATATTAGTTTATAGTCTCGTGGGTTTAGTCTCTTTCTCGGTCCGCACGTCTTGATCCGGTTCCTTTTATCTGGCCTGCACCCACGCAAGAGACATATCTTGTTTCATCTTGGGCTTTACACCCTATAGTATGGCCGAAGTCCTTAGAGCAACATAGACCCGCACAATCCCGACCGGACGGGAATCAACACCACCCGTTTCGCGGTCTCTTATCTTATTTCTACTTCACTAGGAGGAAGGCATGAACATTCTTGTTTTTGGACCAAATGGCAGCGGCAAGGGGACTCAAGGGGCGATTGTTCAAAAGAAGTACAACATTTCCCATATCGAGTCTGGCGCCATCTTCAGAAAGAACATCGGCGAAGGCACAGAGCTTGGCAAGCAGGCCAAGGCCTATATTGATCGCGGCGACCTGGTACCAGACGATATTACTATCCCGATGATCCTGAACCGCTTGCAGGAAGATGACTGCAAGGGTGGCTGGCTCCTCGATGGGTTCCCCCGTAACAAAGTCCAGGCCGAGACCCTGGCCAAGGCCTTGAGCGATGCCAAGATCAAGCTTGATTACGTCATCGAGATTGAACTGGACCGCGAAATAGCCAAACTTCGCATCACTGGGCGACGCCTGTGCGTCAACGACAACAATCACCCGAACCACATCGCCTTCGACGCCATCAAGCCAGTGGAAAAAGACGGCAAACTGGTTTGTCGCGTGTGCGGTGGTGAACTCAAGACTCGCGCCGACGACCAGGACGATGTGGCAATCGGCAAACGTCACGACATCTATTACGACGACAAAACCGGGACCATGGCGGCAGTCAACTTCTTTAAAAATCTCACTGGGCCGAAGACAATATCAGTAGACGGCACCACCTCCATCTCTGAGGTCAGTGACAGCATCATGAAACAGTTAGCATAACGGCTTAGACTAGACCGAGATATCAGGCCCTCTTAACCATGGCAGCAGCATAAGCATTACCCATGATTTCGAGGGCCTGCCCTTCTGATCCCCGCCAGAGACACCCCCCTGAAAGTTGACACATTTATTAAAAGACTATAGGAGCTGGCCGTTGCGACCAATCCCTCGTCCACTACGCTTCGCCATTCTCGCTTTCCTCCCACTCGTATTCACTCTTGTTCCCCCCTTTCATCGATTTCCCGCTGCCAACGCAGCAACCATGCCCCCCCTGTTTAACACTCTCGAAGAGTCGCAGGACGACCTGACCTACCTCCCTCAATGGCTCTCTGCACTAGAACGACACATCACCCAAGACACACCGGAAGGGGACTGTACCAGCCCTGAACTTAACCAGTGCCACTTACAGAAATGGCATGCTTTTTTAGAAGAAATTAGAAACAAACCACGACGTCAGCAAATAGAAGCTGTCAATAGCTATGCTAACAAAAAAAACTACGTAGTAGACATGGTCAATTATGCCGCTGAAGATTATTGGGCTATCCCAAAAGAATTCTTGTACAATGGAGGAGATTGCGAGGATTTCGCCATCACCAAATTTTTTTCACTCCGCTGGCTTGGCTATCTCGATAACGACATCAGACTGCTGATCATCCAAGACACCAATCTCCACATTCAACATGCCATTCTGATGGTCTTGGATCAAGGCAAGTTACTGGTCCTAGACAATCAAAGCCAGGAGGTCGTGGCCCAGGAGAAAATTCGACACTATGTTCCTCTCTACTCCCTAAACGAAAAGCAGTGGTGGGTGCATGTGCCCCCCAACCAGCCGATAACAGACCACACACCATGACAACCGATTCACACAAAACCAAAAGAACTCTCCTTCTTGCCCTTGCGTGCCTGCTGATCATCATTATTGGGGGCATAAGTGCGGTCAACGCCCTGGTTCGCCATGAAAAACAACGCGATCTCGATGCATGGAAGCTGACCCTGAACGTGATGGCAGATAGCCGTACAAAACAGATCCAGCACTGGATCAATGGCCAATTCACAGCACTCAACGAACTGGCGGGCAACGGTTCTCTCCAGATATACACCCAGCAACTGCAGCAAAACCGAAATACCGAAAACACGATTGAACCCGCTCAGCTCTCCTATCTCCACAACCTGATCTTAAATACGGCCCAGCGCTCTGAATTCATCGCAACTTCGGCCCTCACCCAAGCCATCCCGGCCAATGTCTCCTTTCTTGCGGACGCCGGAATTTCACTGATAGCCAAGAACATGACCGTGATTTGCTCGACCCCGGGAATGCCGGCTCTTAGCACTGAACTGCAAAAGGCCATCCAGGCGGTAATGGAAAGCGGATCACCCAACATCCAGGATATCGTGCTGGACAACCAAGGACGCCCGGTAATCAATCTCCTGGTACCGGTGTTCGCCACCCTGCCCCAATCAAATACCGGCGCAGGGAAAACACCTATCGCCGTGCTCATCGGCATGAATAACGCCGCGAAAAAACTCTTCCCCCTGCTCTCCTCAGATACTGCCACCACCTCCACCGACAAGACCATGCTGATCCGCCGAGACAACAACCTTGTAGTCTACGTCTCACCTCTTGACGACAACTCTCCTCCACTAAGCAAAAGCCAGCCCGCTGATGATCAACGTCTTGCTGCTGCCCTAGCTACACGCAATCCAGGGGCATTCATCCATGGCCTAGATGCCGTCGGCACCGAAGTCCTCGCCACCAGCAGAACGCTCCCCGGTCTACCGTGGATCCTGCTGCAAACAATTAACACCGATGAAGCCCTTCATGAGTCAGAAAGCCACTATCGTTTTCTCTCTCTCACCATGCTGTCCACCTTAAGCCTTATCACCTCACTCCTGGTTGCCGCCTGGTTTTATGGCGGCAAGGTCAAGAGTCAGCAAGAGGCAGCTCAACTCTCTGCCCAATCACAAAGACTCACAGCCCAATCCCACCTTCTCTCGGCAATCAACGACAATATCCGGGATTATCTATTCCTGGTCAAGCC
This genomic interval carries:
- a CDS encoding potassium channel protein, producing MQNIKLSLLILLSILLFGTFGYMGIEGSSFLDGMYMTVITITTVGYAEVVPLHPVGKVFTMVLVLVGVSFVLYVFGKITEAVVEGGLRKAFGRINMDNKLAKVSGHYIVCGYGRIGRVICQSLHDDHRDFVVIENNPEEIKSLSTQGYLWVEGEAADDDVLIQAGIKRAKGLIAVVSSDAENVYITMTAKDLNHDLFVMGRSSGKKGADTKLLRAGADKVISPYYIGARQMANMVLRPTVIDFLDLTVHGALGLRLEELMVPESTSIANMTLMDSGIRKKYDLIVVAIKRQGENEMLFNPSHLTVIKPGDIIIVLGELDNIKRLEKEL
- a CDS encoding adenylate kinase; the encoded protein is MNILVFGPNGSGKGTQGAIVQKKYNISHIESGAIFRKNIGEGTELGKQAKAYIDRGDLVPDDITIPMILNRLQEDDCKGGWLLDGFPRNKVQAETLAKALSDAKIKLDYVIEIELDREIAKLRITGRRLCVNDNNHPNHIAFDAIKPVEKDGKLVCRVCGGELKTRADDQDDVAIGKRHDIYYDDKTGTMAAVNFFKNLTGPKTISVDGTTSISEVSDSIMKQLA
- a CDS encoding PAS domain-containing protein, with the translated sequence MTTDSHKTKRTLLLALACLLIIIIGGISAVNALVRHEKQRDLDAWKLTLNVMADSRTKQIQHWINGQFTALNELAGNGSLQIYTQQLQQNRNTENTIEPAQLSYLHNLILNTAQRSEFIATSALTQAIPANVSFLADAGISLIAKNMTVICSTPGMPALSTELQKAIQAVMESGSPNIQDIVLDNQGRPVINLLVPVFATLPQSNTGAGKTPIAVLIGMNNAAKKLFPLLSSDTATTSTDKTMLIRRDNNLVVYVSPLDDNSPPLSKSQPADDQRLAAALATRNPGAFIHGLDAVGTEVLATSRTLPGLPWILLQTINTDEALHESESHYRFLSLTMLSTLSLITSLLVAAWFYGGKVKSQQEAAQLSAQSQRLTAQSHLLSAINDNIRDYLFLVKPDGQIVFINQASATALNILAPETSGKTLTNTLGKSPADQLMAMIERAVNHGQPIIKELSIELNGRQVQCHTSVIAFPYTTSTANDAVLISLHDVSQLNDARLKKERLLTQTVQALMRAIDLHDPYSANHSANTTTIAMAVGKRLGLPQSSLQALEFAANLCNIGKLFIDSKLLAKTDVLTEEEQLALRKEHEFAEKILGGIDFEGPVLATIIQKNECLDGSGYPAGLKDESIITTARVLAAANAFVAMISPRAYRDTLTTKATMANLLNGTDNQYDRHVVAALFQVVENEIDWQRWPDTLS
- a CDS encoding DUF342 domain-containing protein, which gives rise to MASEGLFKDGVPVVGGRYALKVSRDRLEAFIVPQEGDVGSIKGLDVGALHAELKAAGVMYGLLDQPMPRSDGSYGVAQGTPAVNGENARVKAYVKPGAAKFEKGKEPIKERVDFHELHSIVNVPKEKLLLEKVPLTLGTPGKTVTGEELRVKPGKDLTLKVGSGITLSEDGSKGFSAVEGKFVMVDGKPAVMVEHSINGDVDYSVGNIVFAGQRLIISGTVQPGFKVKCKGDISIAQGVQYSAAVTAGGNLEIKGGVIGQDIVIKCWGNVNAVFLENVGRIEVKGDLIVSGSMVQVNALVGGNIMVVSGKGVLAGGHYVVGGSVFVMELGSSDEVMTEISVGVNPLLEDKKVKMELEKELWSGRMSELLRNATGLRGLQKEQGAAFSLEQAELLRKYNAMLPEAAAKVNQLAEEEEALQAEIAQSASECVYVYGILHPGAKVTIGGVTRILNTPEKEVAIFFDKEVHQIRCRSLSPEERQSAK